TGGCCGACATCGCGGCGAGCACCGGCGGCACGAGGGTCGACGACGCGCTCGGGAACCCGGCGATCCGCACCCGTCCGCGGGCGAGGCCGCCGACGGCGTCGAGGTCCTCCTGCGCTGCCGCGAGGGCTGCCTGCACCGCGAGGGCGTGGTCGGCGAGGACCCGTCCCGACTCGGTGAGCGTGACGCCGCGCGCTCCGCGGAGCACGAGCTCGTGGCCGGTGCGGCGTTCGGCGCGGGCGAGCAGCTGGCTCACCGCGGGCTGGCTGTACCCGAGGGCGGCGGCCGCGCGGCTGATCGAGCCGGCGTCACGGACGGCGCGCAGCACACGGAGGAGTTGGGGATCGAGGTCGTCCACAACGTCATGTTATGGGGGATCGAAGAAGCCTGCCCTGGTGTGATGGGCGGTCCCGCGCCACCGTGGAGGCATGGACTCCTTCGTCGATGGCTCCGGTTACCTGGCGGCCTGCACCGCCGGACTCCCCACGCGCGGCACGCTCGCCGCCATGCGCGCCGACCTCGACGAGTGGGAGCACGCCGCGTCCACGCCGGTCGCGTACGGTGCGCTCGTCGAGGAGGGCCGCTCGCTCTTCGCGCGCATCGTCGGCGTGGATCGGGCCCGGGTCGCCACCGGGTCGCAGACCTCCGCCATGGTCGCGGTCGTCGCCGCTGCGCTGCCGGACGGCGCCGAGGTCGTCGTCCCCGACGGCGACTTCAGTTCGCTCGTGTTCCCGTTCCTCGCCCAGGCGCACCGCGGGATCCGGGTCCGGAGCGTCCCGCTCGCCTCCCTCGCCGACGCGGTGCGGCCCGGGACGTCGCTCGTCGCCTGGTCCGCGGTGCAGTCGTCGAGCGGCGTCGTCACCGGTCCGGGGCCGGTCCTCGAAGCGGCTCGTACCGTCGGCGCGCTCACGCTGTGCGACCTCACGCAGGCCGCCGGCGTGCTCCCGGCGGACGCTGCCCCGTTCGACGTGACCGTCACGCACGCGTACAAGTGGCTGTGCGCGCCGCGCGGGGTCGCCTTCTCGACGTTCTCGGACGCCGCGCTCGAACGGCTCCGCCCCGTGCAGGCCGGGTGGTACGCGGGCGCCGACTTGTGGGCGTCCTGCTACGGCCCCGCGATGCGGCTCGCCGACGACGCGCGTCGGTTCGACGTCTCGCCGGCGTGGCAGGCGTGGCCGGGCGCGGTGGCTGCGCTCCGGCACGTCGCCGCGCTCGATGCGACGTCGTCCTGGAGGCACGCCACGCGTCTCACGGACCGGCTCGCCGACACGCTCGGGTCACCTCGGAGCGGGCAGGCGATCACGACGTTCGCGGACGCCGACGGCGCGGCCCTCCGGGCCCTCGCGGCAGCCGGGATCACCGCGAGCGGGCGGGCCGGTCGGCTCCGGCTGGCGTTCCACCTCTGGAACGACGAGGACGACGTGACGCGCGTGGCGGACGCGCTGGGCGCCGTGGACGGCTTCAGACCGGAGGGGTGAGGCGCGTTCTCCACAGGGACCGCGCCTCCCGTCCGCCGAGGCCCGTGGGGCCGGTACGCTTGCCCGGTACGTTTCCGAACCGGGCACCCAGCTCGGCGACCTCTGGAGCATCCCGTGGCACAGTCCTCCCGTCTCGACAGCGTCATCGCCCTGGCCAAGGGCCGTGGCTTCGTCTTCCAGTCGGGGGAGATCTACGGCGGATCGCGCTCCGCGTGGGACTACGGGCCCCTCGGCGTCGAGCTGAAGGAGAACATCAAGCGGCAGTGGTGGCAGCGGTTCGTCCGCGGCCGCGGTGACATGGTCGGCCTCGACTCGGCCGTGATCCTGCCGCGCAAGGTGTGGGAAGCGTCCGGGCACGTCGCGACGTTCACCGACCCGCTCGTCGAGTGCCTGCACTGCCACCACCGGTTCCGCGAAGACCACCTCATCGAGGCGTTCGTGGCGAAGAAGGACCGGCAGCCCGAGGGTGGCATGGCCGAGATCGCGTGCCCGAACTGCGGCACCCGCGGCCAGTGGACCGAGCCGCGCGAGTTCTCCGGCATGCTCAAGACCTACCTCGGCCCGGTCGAGTCGGAAGAGGGCCTGAACTTCCTCCGCCCCGAGACCGCGCAGGGCATCTTCGTGGACTTCGCGCAGGTCGTGACGACCAGCCGCATGAAGCCCCCGTTCGGCATCGGCCAGGTCGGCAAGGCCTTCCGCAACGAGATCACGCCCGGCAACTTCATCTTCCGGACGCGTGAGTTCGAGCAGATGGAGATCGAGTACTTCGTGCCGCCGGCCTCCGCGCAGGAGCACTACGAGCAGTGGATCGCCGACTCGGTCGCGTTCTTCACCGACCTCGGCATCGACCCGGAGAACCTGCGGCGCTTCGACGTCCCGGACGGGGAACGCGCGCACTACTCCGACGCCACCGCCGACATCGAGTACCGCTTCGGGTTCGCGGGCACCGAGTGGGGCGAGCTCATGGGCGTCGCGAACCGCACGGACTTCGACCTCAACAACCACATCGAGTCCTCCGGCAAGGACCTCCGGTACTTCGACCAGGCCGCGAACGAGAAGTACGTGCCGTACGTCATCGAGCCGTCGTTCGGTCTCACCCGCGCGCTCATGGCGTTCCTGCTCGACGCCTACCACGAGGACGAGGCGCCGAACGCGAAGGGCGGCGTCGACAAGCGCACGGTCCTGCGGCTCGACCCGCGGCTCGCTCCGGTCAAGGCCGCCGTCCTGCCGCTGTCCCGCAACGAGCAGCTGTCGCCGGTGGCGCGTGGCCTCGCGGACGACCTGCGCAGGTACTGGAACGTGGACTTCGACGACGCGGGGGCGATCGGGCGTCGCTACCGTCGCCACGACGAGATCGGCACGCCGTTCTGCATCACGGTGGACTTCGACACGCTCGAGGACAAGGCCGTGACGGTGCGCGAGCGCGACACGATGTCGCAGGAGCGGGTGGCGCTCGACCAGCTGCAGGGGTACCTCGCGGCGCGGTTGCTCGGCGCGTAGGCGCGGTGCGGCCGCGTCGGCGCCGCTTCGCGCGTCGGCGCGGCCGTTCGCACAACCAAAGGCACCCCGAACCACGCTGATGCGCGGCGCGGGGTGCTTTTGGTTGTGCGCCGCGCCCGCCGCGCCCGGCAGCGCGGGAATGCGGCTGCGGCGGCCCCGGTTGCGACCAGCATGAACGACTCTGTGAAGGTCGATGTCTGGTCGGACATCGCCTGCCCCTGGTGCTACATCGGCAAGCGGAAGTTCGAGGCCGGCGTCGCCGCCTTCGCCTCGACCCCGAACGGCGCCCCGGTCGAGGTCGAGTACCACTCCTTCGAGCTCAGCCCCGACACCCCCGTGGACTTCGAGGGCACCGAGGCCGAGTTCCTCTCCGGCCACAAGGGCATGCCCGTCGAGCAGGCGCAGCAGATGCTCGACCAGGTCTCCGGCATCGCCGCGAGCGTGGGCCTCGACTACGACTTCGAGTCGATGCACCACACCAACACGGTGAAGGCGCACCAGGTCATCCACCTGGCGAAGGAACAGGGCAAGCAGCTCGAGATGGTTGAGCGCCTCTTCGCCGCCTACTTCGAGCGCGGTGAGCACGTCGGGCAGGACGAGTCGCTGGCGTCCCTCGCGGCCGAGGTCGGCCTCGACCCGGACGAGGTACGCGCCACGCTCCGCGACGACTCGCAGCTCGCGGCCGTCCGCGCCGACCAGGCGCAGGCGCAGTCGTACGGCATCAACGGCGTCCCGTTCTTCGTCATCGACGGCAAGTACGGCGTCTCCGGCGCGCAGGACCCGGCTGCGTTCGAGCAGGTGCTGACGCAGGTCGTCGCCCTCCGCGGGACGACCCCGTCGGACGTCGCCGAGGCCGAGCAGCGGTCCGCCGAGGACGCGGCAGCAGACGCGGAGGCGACCCGATGACGGACGTCCGCGTCGACGGCTCGGCCGAGCCGCGCCTCCAGTCCGACGGCCAGGAGGCGCGACCCGCCCTGCTCACGCTCGTCGCGCCCGGCGGTGCGCCGGTGTGCGAGGGCGACTCGTGCTTCGTGCCCGGCGCCGAGGGCGTCTGGACCGAGGTCCCCGACTGAGCGGGTGCTAGCGGACGGGCTCCTCGTCGGTGATGTCGGCGACCGTCGCGCCGTAGGCCGCGACCAGGTCGTCGGCGTCGACGAAGGCGCTCGCGCCGTGCCGACCGGCGCCGAGGGCGACCCGGCGTCCGACGATCCGCTCGTCGGCGTAGACCGGCAGGTCGCCCGTCGCACCGATGGGCGTGATGGTGCCGCGTTCGTAGCCCGAGGCCTCGAGCGCGGTGGCGGCGTCGGGCATCGAGAGCTTGTTGACGCCGACGACGGTGCGGAGCTTCTTCCAGGCGATGGCACGGCCACCGGGCACGAGGGCGAGCAGGAAGCCGCCGTCGTGCCGCTTCACGACGAGGGTCTTCACGATGTCGCCGGGCTCGATGCCGAGCAGTGCGGCTGCCCCGTGCAGGGAGTCCGCGGCGGGTCGTTCGACCACGTCGACCCGGAGCCCCCGGGCCCGTGCGTCGGCGTCGAACCTGGTGATGGCGTCGGTCGTCATGTGGAGAACGCTACCGGCGCGCACCGACGTGGGAGGATGGGAGACGTATGACGATCACTGACGCACCCGGGACGGCGACCCGTCCGGCGAAGCCCCTGCGCATCGGCCCCATCGAGGTCGACGTGCCGGTCGTGCTCGCGCCGATGGCGGGCATCACGAACATGGCCTACCGCCGGCTCTGCCGCGAGTACGGCGCCGGCTTGTACGTGTGCGAGATGATCACCTCGCGCGCGCTCGTCGAACGGACCCCCGTGTCGATGCAGCTCATCCAGCACCACGAGTCCGAGACCCCGCGGTCGATCCAGCTGTACGGCGTCGAGCCGAACACGGTGGCCGAGGCGGCGACGATCCTCGTGGGCGAGGACCGCGCCGACCACATCGACCTCAACTTCGGGTGCCCCGTGCCGAAGGTCACGCGCAAGGGCGGGGGAGCGGCCCTGCCCTGGAAGCTCGACCTCTTCAAGGAACTCGTCACGAAGACCGTCCGTGCCGCCGGGGACGTCCCCGTCACCGTGAAGATGCGCAAGGGCATCGACGGCGACCACCTCACGTACCTCGACGCCGCCCGCATCGCGCGGGACGCCGGCGTCGCGGCCGTCTCCCTGCACGCCCGCACCGCCAACGAGCACTACTCGGGCCACGCGGACTGGTCGGCGATCGCGACGCTGAAGGAGACCATCACCGACATCCCGGTGCTCGGCAACGGCGACATCTGGTCCGCTGCCGACGCGCTGCGCATGGTCGACGAGACCGGGGCGGACGGCGTCGTCGTCGGGCGCGGGTGCCTCGGTCGGCCGTGGCTGTTCGGCGACCTCGCGGCGGCGTTCCGCGGCGAGGGGTTGCGGTACATGCCGTCCCTCGGCGAGGTGGCGGTGGCGTTCAAGCGGCACGCCGAACTGCTCGTCGAGTTCTTCGGCAGCGAGGAGCACGGCTGCCGCGACGTCCGGAAGCACGTCGCCTGGTACTTCAAGGGGTACCCGATCGGCGGCGACGTCCGGTCCGGGCTCGCGATGGCGTCCAGCCTGCAGGAGATCGACGACCTGCTCGGGCAGCTCGACCACGACGCTCCCTACCCCGGTGCCGACGCCGAAGGGCCCCGAGGTCGTGCGGGCCACCCGAAGCGCACCGCGCTGCCCGACCGCTGGCTCGAGTCGCGCGACGTCGACAGCGAGTTCCGCAAGGTCCTCGCCGCCGCCGAGCTGCACCACAGCGGCGGATGAGCGCCACGAGTTCGTACGGGCCGGCCGACGCCGAACGCTGGCTGCCCGAGACCCACGGCAACCGTCGGTCGGACTTCGCCCGTGACCGCGCCCGGCTCCTGCACTCGAGCGCGCTGCGACGGCTCGCCGCGAAGACCCAGGTGCTCAGTCCGACGACCGGGCTCGACTTCGCCCGGAACCGCCTGACGCACTCGCTCGAGGTCGCCCAGGTCGGCCGCGAGCTCGCCGACTCGCTCGGTCTCGACCCCGACGTCGTGGACACCGCCTGCCTCGCGCACGACATCGGGCACCCGCCGTTCGGCCACAACGGCGAGACGGCCGTGAACGCGTGGGCGGCGGGCATCGGCGGGTTCGAGGGGAACGCGCAGACGCTGCGGCTCCTCACCCGGCTCGAGCCGAAGGTGTACGGCGCCGAGCCCGAGCACCACCGTCCGTACGGGCTGAACCTCACGCGGGCATCGCTCGACGCCAGCTGCAAGTACCCGTGGCCGGCGGCCCAGGGCGTGTCCGAGGCGTCGTCCGGCCGCACCAAGTTCGGCTTCTACGACGACGACCACGACGCGTTCGAGTGGCTCCGTGCCGGTGCTCCCCGTCGGCAGCGCTGCATCGAGGCGCAGGTCATGGACCTGTCGGACGACATCGCGTACTCGGTGCACGACTTCGAGGACGCCGTCGTCGCGGGGTTCATCGACGTCGCTGCCCTGGGCGACCGTGTCGGCGAGAACGACATCGTGTCGGCCATGCACGCCTGGGTCGGCTCGGACCTCAGCCGCGACGAGCTGCTCGAGGCGTTCGACCGGCTCCGCTCGTTGCCGCTGTGGATGACCTCCTACGACGGGTCGCGACGAGACCTGGCGCGGCTGAAGAACCTCACCTCGCAGCTGATCGGTCGGTTCGCGCGGACGGCGACCGCGGCGACGCGGGAGTCCTACGCCTCGGGCTCCCTCGTGCGCTTCGCGGCGTCGGTCGTGACCCCGCCCGAGATCATCGGCGAGATCGCCGTGCTGAAGGGCATCGTCGCGGCGTTCGTGATGACGCAGGGCGATCGGCAGCCCGTGTACGAGGACCAGCGGCGCATCCTGACCGAGCTCCTCGACGCCCTGGCGGCGAGCGGCAGCGCCGACCTCGAGCCGGGCTTCGCGGCGGACTGGCGTGCTGCGTCCGACGACGCCGGGCGGTTGCGGGCCGTGGTCGACCAGGTGGCGAGCCTGACCGACCAGGGTGCGCTGGCGTGGCACAAGCGGCTCGTGGTGGGGGACCGCGAGACGGTGCACATCCCGGTCTGACGGTCGCGCGCAGGCCACGTGCGCCGCGCCCTGGATGCGACCCGCGGCGGGGCGGCGCCGGCGGGGCGGGGCCGAGCCGTGCCTCCTGGCCGCTGTCCACAGGTCTCGTGACGGTCGGCCGACGTCGGTCGCACGAACTAGGATAGAGGGGTGGCTGGGAGGATCGCGCGGAACGACATCGACGAGGTCCGCTCGCGTGTCAACATCGCCGACGTCGTCGGCGACTACGTGACCCTGAAGTCCGCCGGGGTGGGCTCGTTGAAGGGCCTCTGCCCCTTCCACGACGAACGCTCCCCGTCGTTCCACGTCCGTCCCCAGGTCGGGCGGTACCACTGCTTCGGCTGCGGCGAGGACGGCGACGTCTTCGACTTCGTCATCAAGCAGGACCACACGACCTTCCAGGAAGCCGTCGAGCGGATGGCCGCGAAGATCGGCTTCACGCTCCACTACGAAGAGGGCGACGGCCCCCGCACCGACTACAACGCCCGTGCGCGGCTCATCGCCGCGAACGAGGCGGCGCAGCAGTTCTACACCGCGCAGCTCACGACGGCGGCGGCCGAGCCGGCCCGGCAGTTCCTCGGTGAGCGCGGGTTCGACCCCGCGGCGGCGCAGCACTTCGGCGTCGGCTTCGCCCCGAAGTCGTACGACGCACTGCGGGACCACCTGCGCGGTCGTGGGTTCTCGCTCGAGGAGATCGTCTCCGCCGGACTCGTCAGCCAGGGCGATCGGTCGCCGTACGACCGGTTCCGCGGGCGCCTCATGTGGCCGATCCGCGACGTCACCGGGGCGACGATCGGCTTCGGTGCGCGGCGGCTGCTCGAGGACGACAAGGGCCCCAAGTACCTCAACACGCCCGAGACCCCGATCTACCACAAGAGCCAGGTGCTCTACGGGCTCGACCTCGCCCGGCGGGACATCTCGAAGCAGAAGCAGGTCGTGATCGTCGAGGGGTACACGGACGTCATGGCGTGCCACCTCGCCGGCATCACCACCGCGGTCGCCACCTGTGGCACGTCGTTCGGCGTCGACCACATAAAGGTGCTCCGGCCGATGCTCGGCGACTCGGCCAGCCGCGACCTCTCGCAGCTCGGCAACATCGTCTTCACGTTCGACCCGGACGAGGCCGGGCAGCGCGCTGCCTCACGGGCGTTCGCGGAAGAGAGCCGCTTCGCCTCGCAGACCTACGTCGCGGTCGCGCCGGGAGGGCTCGACCCGTGCGACCTCCGGCTGGCGCGGGGTGATGCCGCGGTCACGCGCCTCATCGAGACGAAGCGCCCGATGTTCGAGTTCATCATCCGTCGCCGACTCGCCGCGCACGACATCGAGACGGCCGAGGGGCGCGTCGCCGGCCTCCGCGACGCCGCACCGGTCGTCGCGGGCATCCGCGACCGGACGCTCGCGACGGCGTACACGCGCGAGACGGCCAAGTGGCTCGGCCTCGACATCCCCGAAGTGCGTCGCGCGGTCGAGAACGCCCGGCAGCGCGCCGGTGCGTCGACGACCGACCACCGCTCAGGAGGCACGGCTCCAGCCACGCACGCCGGCTCCGGTGGCGAGGCGGTCGCCGTTCCGGACGAGCCCGTGGCCGGGCTCCGACTCCTGCCGAGCGACCCGATCACCCGCATGGAGCGCGACGCCGTGATGGCGATGGTGCAGCAGCCCGGGCACGTCGGGGCGCCGCTCCTCGGGTTGGCGGCGGCCGCGACCTTCTCGGCGCCGATGCTGTCCGTCGTGCGGGACGCCGTCGTGGCGAACGTCGACGCGATCGGCGCGGGGGACTGGCTCGAACGGTTGCTGCAGGACGTGCCGGGGCCGTTCCGCGGCCTCGTGCAGGAGCTCGCGCTCGCACCGATCCCGGCCCGCACCGACGAAGACCTGGCCATCTACGCGCGGAGCATCGTCGTCGCGCTGGTGGAGCGGGACCTGCTCGCGCGGAAGGCATCGCTGCTCGGGCAGTTGCAGCGGGCGGATCCGAACGAGCAGGCCGATCGGCGGGCGGAGATCCAGCGGCAGCTCGTGGACATCGACGCGCAGCGGATGCGGTTGCGCGCGGACGCCGAGGCAGCGGCGAACTCGTAGGCGGGTCGCGGCGCCCACCTGGCTGCCGCGCGGTCGGGCGCCCGTGGTCGCCCGTGGTCGCCCGCGCGGGGTCGCTCGCGCGGGGTTGTTCGCCCGGGGTCGCTCGCCGAGGTCCCACGACACGCCGCGTGCGTGTCGCCGAGGTCGCGCGAACGGCCGGTCGGTAGCGCTCGGAGCGGCACTTCGTGCGACCTCGGGCCAGGGCCAGCCACGCGCGCGAGGTGGGCCCGCGCGCGGTGGACGTGACCGGAGCGTCACCGGGGGATGCGGTGCGGACTGGTGCCGCGCCTCCAGGGTGGCGAGGTCGCACGACACGCCGCCGGGCCGCCGCCGAGGTCCCACGAACGGCCGTCCGGGCGGCCCGGGAGCGGCGCTTGGTGCGACCTCGCTGCTGCCGGCCGGCGCCGTCGCAGGCCGGGATGCCGAGCGGGCGGGACG
The sequence above is a segment of the Curtobacterium sp. BH-2-1-1 genome. Coding sequences within it:
- a CDS encoding aminoacyl-tRNA deacylase, encoding MTTDAITRFDADARARGLRVDVVERPAADSLHGAAALLGIEPGDIVKTLVVKRHDGGFLLALVPGGRAIAWKKLRTVVGVNKLSMPDAATALEASGYERGTITPIGATGDLPVYADERIVGRRVALGAGRHGASAFVDADDLVAAYGATVADITDEEPVR
- a CDS encoding glycine--tRNA ligase → MAQSSRLDSVIALAKGRGFVFQSGEIYGGSRSAWDYGPLGVELKENIKRQWWQRFVRGRGDMVGLDSAVILPRKVWEASGHVATFTDPLVECLHCHHRFREDHLIEAFVAKKDRQPEGGMAEIACPNCGTRGQWTEPREFSGMLKTYLGPVESEEGLNFLRPETAQGIFVDFAQVVTTSRMKPPFGIGQVGKAFRNEITPGNFIFRTREFEQMEIEYFVPPASAQEHYEQWIADSVAFFTDLGIDPENLRRFDVPDGERAHYSDATADIEYRFGFAGTEWGELMGVANRTDFDLNNHIESSGKDLRYFDQAANEKYVPYVIEPSFGLTRALMAFLLDAYHEDEAPNAKGGVDKRTVLRLDPRLAPVKAAVLPLSRNEQLSPVARGLADDLRRYWNVDFDDAGAIGRRYRRHDEIGTPFCITVDFDTLEDKAVTVRERDTMSQERVALDQLQGYLAARLLGA
- a CDS encoding aminotransferase class V-fold PLP-dependent enzyme; translated protein: MDSFVDGSGYLAACTAGLPTRGTLAAMRADLDEWEHAASTPVAYGALVEEGRSLFARIVGVDRARVATGSQTSAMVAVVAAALPDGAEVVVPDGDFSSLVFPFLAQAHRGIRVRSVPLASLADAVRPGTSLVAWSAVQSSSGVVTGPGPVLEAARTVGALTLCDLTQAAGVLPADAAPFDVTVTHAYKWLCAPRGVAFSTFSDAALERLRPVQAGWYAGADLWASCYGPAMRLADDARRFDVSPAWQAWPGAVAALRHVAALDATSSWRHATRLTDRLADTLGSPRSGQAITTFADADGAALRALAAAGITASGRAGRLRLAFHLWNDEDDVTRVADALGAVDGFRPEG
- the dusB gene encoding tRNA dihydrouridine synthase DusB, whose protein sequence is MTITDAPGTATRPAKPLRIGPIEVDVPVVLAPMAGITNMAYRRLCREYGAGLYVCEMITSRALVERTPVSMQLIQHHESETPRSIQLYGVEPNTVAEAATILVGEDRADHIDLNFGCPVPKVTRKGGGAALPWKLDLFKELVTKTVRAAGDVPVTVKMRKGIDGDHLTYLDAARIARDAGVAAVSLHARTANEHYSGHADWSAIATLKETITDIPVLGNGDIWSAADALRMVDETGADGVVVGRGCLGRPWLFGDLAAAFRGEGLRYMPSLGEVAVAFKRHAELLVEFFGSEEHGCRDVRKHVAWYFKGYPIGGDVRSGLAMASSLQEIDDLLGQLDHDAPYPGADAEGPRGRAGHPKRTALPDRWLESRDVDSEFRKVLAAAELHHSGG
- a CDS encoding deoxyguanosinetriphosphate triphosphohydrolase — protein: MSATSSYGPADAERWLPETHGNRRSDFARDRARLLHSSALRRLAAKTQVLSPTTGLDFARNRLTHSLEVAQVGRELADSLGLDPDVVDTACLAHDIGHPPFGHNGETAVNAWAAGIGGFEGNAQTLRLLTRLEPKVYGAEPEHHRPYGLNLTRASLDASCKYPWPAAQGVSEASSGRTKFGFYDDDHDAFEWLRAGAPRRQRCIEAQVMDLSDDIAYSVHDFEDAVVAGFIDVAALGDRVGENDIVSAMHAWVGSDLSRDELLEAFDRLRSLPLWMTSYDGSRRDLARLKNLTSQLIGRFARTATAATRESYASGSLVRFAASVVTPPEIIGEIAVLKGIVAAFVMTQGDRQPVYEDQRRILTELLDALAASGSADLEPGFAADWRAASDDAGRLRAVVDQVASLTDQGALAWHKRLVVGDRETVHIPV
- the dnaG gene encoding DNA primase, with product MAGRIARNDIDEVRSRVNIADVVGDYVTLKSAGVGSLKGLCPFHDERSPSFHVRPQVGRYHCFGCGEDGDVFDFVIKQDHTTFQEAVERMAAKIGFTLHYEEGDGPRTDYNARARLIAANEAAQQFYTAQLTTAAAEPARQFLGERGFDPAAAQHFGVGFAPKSYDALRDHLRGRGFSLEEIVSAGLVSQGDRSPYDRFRGRLMWPIRDVTGATIGFGARRLLEDDKGPKYLNTPETPIYHKSQVLYGLDLARRDISKQKQVVIVEGYTDVMACHLAGITTAVATCGTSFGVDHIKVLRPMLGDSASRDLSQLGNIVFTFDPDEAGQRAASRAFAEESRFASQTYVAVAPGGLDPCDLRLARGDAAVTRLIETKRPMFEFIIRRRLAAHDIETAEGRVAGLRDAAPVVAGIRDRTLATAYTRETAKWLGLDIPEVRRAVENARQRAGASTTDHRSGGTAPATHAGSGGEAVAVPDEPVAGLRLLPSDPITRMERDAVMAMVQQPGHVGAPLLGLAAAATFSAPMLSVVRDAVVANVDAIGAGDWLERLLQDVPGPFRGLVQELALAPIPARTDEDLAIYARSIVVALVERDLLARKASLLGQLQRADPNEQADRRAEIQRQLVDIDAQRMRLRADAEAAANS
- a CDS encoding DsbA family protein, translated to MNDSVKVDVWSDIACPWCYIGKRKFEAGVAAFASTPNGAPVEVEYHSFELSPDTPVDFEGTEAEFLSGHKGMPVEQAQQMLDQVSGIAASVGLDYDFESMHHTNTVKAHQVIHLAKEQGKQLEMVERLFAAYFERGEHVGQDESLASLAAEVGLDPDEVRATLRDDSQLAAVRADQAQAQSYGINGVPFFVIDGKYGVSGAQDPAAFEQVLTQVVALRGTTPSDVAEAEQRSAEDAAADAEATR